Proteins encoded by one window of Manihot esculenta cultivar AM560-2 chromosome 10, M.esculenta_v8, whole genome shotgun sequence:
- the LOC110624736 gene encoding centromere protein F isoform X2: protein MKKLFFFRSSSNNGNNNDGCLPSTDKQVYWDIPVEDRLNNQRDDKADNSFRSPKGLFSKSRKQVYGNPTSSSTSFHLRRSRSMSSAAFIVDGLDQRVFSHLDDQIGSPSSSINSTAHQRCDHPSRQALTPERQARAKRFETIAIQNAYGQERPRSSGSSKSHHNSSGNSSCSNISSKVLDRYIDGEEQQERSKPKNSILQRNFSGNGNEGGKLPPRVQYTAPSSPPDGIKDKHRSRSYRDAKAAHLHFFSRDWVENGFNHESPRRLAKDVIERLSQTHLSHKSSSEQFNHDIPITIEDIYAESMNKFVDSNVDVLSQKSYSKEEPHATINNYHGDDLLGSQKTTCFLENNCGDINSVHIEDAIDVELQRRSKEAEERVLLLSEELDQEGFQGTGFDIPSLIQNIRDLMEDRLNLAIEVSSLLNSQISERDTYREEVRLAKAELEARTRKLQKEKSELQSALERELDRRSSDWSLKLEKYQLEEQRLRARVRELAEQNVSLQREVSSFNEREEESRSVIAFSEQQLRHLTSRLEEASKENHELREDISELRDKHTVTEGDLSCTKRNFEEKDKECKELQKSTARLLRTCNKQEKTIEGLREAFGEEIEKQQSLDKFNRHLKKLQMEQLRLTGLELALRRELESQRIEIDSLRQENVGLLRRLKGSGEDLGALTFKLDKEMWSHLCSLKNQGLPMLKESTQLCSGLLEFIKGKAGQIPETKQGGELTRNGLDGQFVIEADVRVQGFKRGIENLTRSLQTISSLLQEKSSSVTSKFELPCPNVDGSAKLNNPSSEETLKFELKAEILLTSLLREKLYTKDLEVEQLQAELAAAVRGNDILRCEAQNALDNLSCASHKLKDFELQMQKKDDSMSRLQNELQESMKELTITRGILPKVSEERDLMWEKVKQYNEKNMVLNSEVSILKKKIEALDEDLLLKEGQITILKDTIGTKPFDLLASPDYSQEFLLK, encoded by the exons ATGAAGAAGCTATTTTTTTTCAGATCTTCCTCCAACAATGGAAACAACAATGATGGTTGTCTGCCATCAACTGATAAACAAGTTTACTGGGATATCCCAGTGGAAGATAGGTTGAACAATCAACGTGATGATAAGGCTGACAACAGCTTCCGGAGCCCCAAGGGGTTATTTTCAAAGTCTCGAAAGCAAGTTTATGGTAACCCTACTAGCTCCAGCACCAGTTTCCACCTTAGAAGAAGTCGCTCAATGTCATCAGCTGCCTTTATTGTTGATGGATTGGACCAAAGAGTTTTTTCTCACCTAGATGATCAAATTGGATCCCCTTCTAGTAGCATTAACAGTACTGCTCATCAGCGATGTGATCATCCATCTCG GCAGGCTCTTACACCTGAGAGGCAAGCAAGAGCAAAGCGATTCGAAACAATAGCTATTCAAAATGCATATGGGCAAGAGAGGCCTAGATCTTCTGGTTCTTCTAAATCTCATCACAATTCATCAGGAAACTCTTCTTGTAGTAATATCTCAAGCAAAGTTTTGGACCGCTACATTGATGGAGAGGAGCAGCAAGAGAGAAGTAAGCCCAAAAACAGTATTCTCCAAAGAAATTTTTCTGGGAATGGAAATGAAGGTGGAAAGCTTCCACCACGAGTTCAATATACAGCTCCTTCATCACCACCAGATGGCATCAAAGATAAACACAGATCTCGTTCATATAGGGACGCTAAAGCTGCCCACCTTCATTTTTTTTCAAGAGATTGGGTGGAGAATGGATTTAATCATGAATCTCCACGGAGACTTGCAAAAGATGTCATTGAGAGGCTCTCTCAAACTCATTTATCTCATAAATCAAGTTCAGAGCAATTTAACCATGATATCCCAATCACAATTGAAGATATCTATGCTGAATCCATGAATAAATTTGTTGATTCAAACGTAGATGTTCTTTCCCAAAAAAGTTACTCAAAGGAGGAACCTCATGCAACCATTAATAACTACCATGGAGATGATTTGTTAGGCTCTCAGAAAACAACTTGTTTTCTTGAAAACAATTGTGGGGATATAAACTCTGTTCATATTGAGGATGCTATAGATGTTGAATTACAGCGAAGATCTAAAGAAGCTGAGGAAAGGGTTCTGCTTCTTTCCGAGGAACTTGACCAAGAAGGTTTTCAAGGTACTGGGTTTGATATACCATCCTTGATTCAGAATATTAGGGACTTAATGGAGGATAGGCTAAACTTGGCTATTGAGGTTTCAAGTCTTTTGAACTCTCAAATTTCTGAGAGAGACACTTACAGGGAAGAAGTTAGATTGGCAAAAGCAGAATTGGAGGCACGGACCCGAAAACTGCAGAAGGAGAAGAGTGAATTGCAATCAGCACTGGAGAGAGAGTTAGACAGAAGGTCAAGTGACTGGTCATTGAAGCTTGAAAAGTACCAGTTAGAAGAGCAGAGGCTTCGTGCTCGTGTTAGAGAACTTGCAGAGCAGAATGTCTCCCTCCAGAGGGAAGTCTCTTCTTTTAATGAGAGGGAAGAAGAAAGCAGAAGTGTGATTGCATTTTCAGAGCAACAACTTAGACACCTGACCTCGAGGTTGGAAGAGGCAAGCAAGGAGAATCATGAGCTAAGAGAAGATATTTCTGAATTACGAGATAAGCACACAGTGACAGAAGGAGATCTTAGTTGCACCAAAAGGAATTTTGAAGAGAAGGACAAGGAGTGCAAAGAGTTGCAAAAGTCTACTGCTAGATTGTTAAGAACCTGCAACAAACAAGAGAAGACAATTGAGGGTTTGCGGGAAGCATTTGGTGAGGAAATTGAGAAGCAGCAGTCATTGGACAAGTTTAACAGGCATCTTAAAAAGTTGCAAATGGAGCAATTGAGGTTGACAGGGTTAGAGTTGGCTTTGAGAAGGGAGTTGGAATCTCAGAGGATTGAAATTGATTCTCTTCGACAAGAGAATGTTGGCTTGTTGAGGCGCTTAAAGGGCAGTGGAGAAGATCTAGGTGCTTTAACTTTCAAACTAGATAAAGAAATGTGGAGCCATTTATGCTCCCTGAAAAATCAAGGGCTACCGATGCTGAAGGAGAGCACACAGCTATGCTCCGGGTTATTGGAATTCATCAAAGGCAAAGCAGGCCAAATTCCAGAAACTAAGCAGGGAGGGGAACTTACAAGAAATGGTTTAGATGGGCAGTTTGTTATTGAAGCTGATGTAAGAGTTCAAGGCTTTAAGCGCGGAATTGAGAACCTAACAAGGAGTTTGCAGACAATATCTTCTTTGCTGCAGGAGAAGTCCAGTTCAGTTACATCAAAATTTGAGTTGCCATGCCCTAATGTTGATGGTTCAGCAAAACTAAATAATCCATCATCAGAG GAAACATTAAAGTTCGAGCTCAAAGCAGAAATTTTACTAACCAGTCTGTTAAGAGAGAAGCTCTACACTAAAGATTTGGAGGTTGAACAGTTGCAGGCTGAACTGGCTGCAGCAGTGAGAGGTAATGACATCCTTAGATGTGAAGCCCAGAATGCATTGGACAACCTCTCCTGTGCCAGCCACAAGTTGAAAGACTTTGAGCTTCAG ATGCAAAAGAAGGATGATAGTATGAGTAGGCTTCAAAATGAACTCCAAGAATCTATGAAGGAGCTAACAATAACAAGGGGCATTCTACCCAAAGTATCTGAGGAGAGAGATCTGATGTGGGAGAAGGTGAAGCAATACAATGAGAAGAATATGGTTTTGAATTCAGAGGTTAGTatcttgaagaagaagataGAAGCCCTTGATGAAGACTTGCTTCTCAAGGAAGGTCAAATTACAATCCTAAAAGACACCATAGGTACCAAACCTTTTGATCTACTTGCTAGTCCTGATTATTCACAAGAATTCTTGCTAAAATGA
- the LOC110625113 gene encoding dolichol-phosphate mannosyltransferase subunit 1: MEQRKEEKNKYSIIIPTYNERLNIALIVYLIFKHLRDVEFEIIVVDDGSPDGTQEVVKQLQQVYGEDHILLRPRPKKLGLGTAYIHGLKHASGNFVVIMDADLSHHPKYLPSFIKKQLETGASIVTGTRYVQGGGVHGWNLMRKLTSRGANVLAQTLLWPGVSDLTGSFRLYKKSVLEDIISSVVSKGYVFQMEMIVRASRKGYHIEEVPITFVDRVFGSSKLGGSEIVEYLKGLVYLLVTT; this comes from the exons ATGGAGCAGAGGAAGGAGGAGAAGAATAAGTACAGTATTATAATCCCAACCTACAATGAGCGCCTCAACATTGCCCTCATCGTCTACCTCATCTTTAAGCATCTCAG GGATGTTGAGTTCGaaattattgttgttgatgATGGGAGTCCTGATGGTACTCAAGAAGTTGTAAAGCAATTGCAGCAAGTTTATGGTGAAGATCACATT TTGTTAAGACCTAGACCGAAGAAGCTTGGTTTAG GAACTGCTTACATCCATGGTTTGAAGCATGCATCTGGAAATTTCGTTGTAATCATGGATGCTGATTTATCCCACCAT CCAAAGTACTTGCCAAGCTTTATCAA GAAACAGTTGGAGACTGGTGCAAGTATAGTCACTGGAACCCGATATGTTCAAGGTGGCGGCGTACATGGTTGGAATCTTATGCGCAAGCTGACGAGTAGGGGAGCAAATGTTCTTGCACAAACACTTCTGTGGCCTGGTGTATCTGATTTGACCGGGTCTTTCCG GCTTTATAAAAAATCAGTACTTGAAGATATCATAAGTTCAGTTGTTAGCAAGGGGTATGTCTTTCAAATGGAGATGATTGTTCGGGCTTCCAGAAAAGGTTACCATATTGAGGAG GTTCCAATTACTTTTGTTGACAGAGTTTTTGGAAGTTCAAAGCTTGGAGGATCTGAGATTGTTGAATATCTGAAGGGCCTTGTTTATCTTCTGGTTACAACATAA
- the LOC110624715 gene encoding uncharacterized protein LOC110624715: MAALSPPSLQLSTAPFPSPRLFFQPKFKPHLSFTIRAATDDDNQTETGPQPQPESDDEPFESRLSKVRLRYRSGTGKKAEVRKSKKGVSKSGSGSGMYLPPVPLKEASSGGVKVEFGFSQYSERVNGRIAILGLTALILVELATGKGVINYHTPAIVLIQVYFVAAVSALYIKYEKEKVSVWPESSPSKE; the protein is encoded by the coding sequence ATGGCAGCGCTATCGCCACCATCTCTGCAACTCTCAACGGCGCCGTTTCCTTCTCCACGGCTCTTCTTTCAACCCAAATTCAAACCCCACCTCTCCTTCACCATCCGTGCCGCCACTGACGATGATAACCAAACTGAAACTGGACCCCAACCTCAACCCGAATCCGATGACGAACCATTTGAGTCTCGTTTGTCAAAGGTCCGACTCCGTTATCGGAGTGGAACAGGGAAAAAAGCGGAGGTCAGAAAATCCAAAAAAGGGGTATCCAAATCTGGATCCGGATCTGGAATGTATCTGCCACCGGTGCCATTAAAGGAGGCGTCGTCGGGCGGAGTGAAAGTGGAGTTCGGGTTTAGCCAGTATAGCGAACGAGTAAACGGGAGGATAGCGATTTTGGGGTTAACGGCGTTGATATTGGTGGAGCTGGCGACGGGTAAGGGCGTGATAAATTATCACACGCCGGCGATTGTTTTAATTCAGGTTTATTTTGTAGCGGCGGTTTCAGCTCTGTACATTAAGTACGAAAAGGAGAAGGTTAGTGTTTGGCCTGAATCTTCACCGTCGAAAGAGTGA
- the LOC110624714 gene encoding protein MAEA homolog yields the protein MEMDSLPNGNAAASIPAGTTRISPTHTTPSSKLTQLTESLKLEHQFLRVPFEHYKKTIRANHRTVEKEVSSVIAGVSDAADSDMSKDDAFQHLTSLVSRLQGLKRKLEEGSRTEHLQAQRCRARLDHLESVDAENFSEWSNTRLKRILVDYMLRMSYYDTGLKLAESSNMLDLVDIDVFQEARKVIDALQNREVAPALAWCADNKSRLKKSKSKFEFQLRLQEFIELVRAENNMRAIAYARKYLAPWGATHMKELQRVMATLAFKSHTECATYKVLFEPKQWDYLVDQFKQEFCRLYGMTLEPLLNIYLQAGLSALKTPYCYEDDCTKEDPLSQESFRKLALPLPYSKQHHSKLVCYITKELMDTENPPQVLPNGYVYSAKALEEMAKKNNGKITCPRTGFVCNYSEVVKAYIS from the exons ATGGAAATGGATTCCCTCCCTAACGGCAACGCCGCCGCATCCATCCCAGCTGGCACAACCAGAATTAGTCCCACCCACACAACGCCGTCCTCCAAACTGACACAACTGACGGAATCGTTAAAGCTGGAGCATCAGTTCTTGCGAGTTCCCTTCGAGCACTACAAGAAAACAATCCGAGCGAACCACCGAACCGTCGAGAAGGAAGTCTCCTCTGTCATCGCCGGAGTCAGTGACGCTGCCGATTCCGATATGTCCAAAGACGACGCTTTTCAACATCTTACCTCTCTCGTTTCTAGATTGCAGGGACTCAAAAGAAAG CTGGAAGAGGGAAGTCGAACAGAGCACTTGCAAGCGCAAAGGTGCCGAGCTCGTCTCGACCATTTAGAATCAGTAGATGCAGAGAATTTTTCAGAATGGAGCAACACACGTTTGAAGCGGATTCTTGTGGACTACATGCTGCGAATGTCATACTATGACACTGGATTGAAGCTAGCTGAAAGCAGCAATATGTTG GACCTTGTTGATATTGATGTATTCCAAGAAGCAAGAAAGGTTATTGATGCTCTTCAAAATAGGGAGGTGGCTCCTGCTCTAGCCTGGTGTGCTGACAACAAATCACGGTTGAAAAAATCAAAG AGCAAATTTGAATTCCAGTTGCGACTTCAAGAGTTCATAGAGTTGGTACGAGCTGAAAACAACATGCGTGCCATCGCATATGCGCGGAAATATCTTGCTCCATGGGGAGCTACCCATATGAAAGAATTGCAGCGAGTCATGGCAACATTGGCTTTTAAGAGTCACACTGAATGTGCAACATACAAG GTTTTATTTGAACCAAAACAGTGGGACTACCTGGTGGACCAATTTAAACAAGAATTCTGCAGGTTATATGGCATGACCCTTGAGCCTTTGCTGAATATTTATTTACAGGCAGGCTTATCTGCGCTGAAAACTCC ATACTGTTATGAGGATGATTGCACAAAGGAGGACCCGCTTTCACAGGAGAGCTTCCGGAAATTGGCATTGCCTTTGCCATATTCAAAGCAGCACCATTCAAAACTTGTCTGCTACATAACTAAAGAGCTGATGGACACAGAGAATCCACCACAAGTCTTGCCCAACGGCTATGTCTACAGCGCTAAG GCGCTTGAAGAAATGGCCAAGAAAAACAATGGTAAAATAACCTGTCCTAGGACTGGATTTGTCTGCAATTATTCTGAGGTGGTAAAGGCTTATATATCATAA
- the LOC122724918 gene encoding uncharacterized protein LOC122724918 — MERIRRGFTPQGICPICNLGQEDIFHLLRDYRDAHNFWISIDASSFYPHFFTVVDSTEWIFANLKSNYTQIDLQQWTIIFPLGIWYLWKRRNKVIFESPAQNPPMSKHFILQQALENTEAWKRASGVGHTISRSSTTFIFWSPPAMGWIAINTDGAAKGCPGLAGCAGVFRDSNGDWILGYQSALAGSSPESTFIDEFYANLNLEEQRGRVEFMEYDRKTPSCITTHLDVYQRERFMMWLISLGGMLRLNQRFYLLHDYMRIKVTIDITKPLKRRLQMKHPKGDWGWVDFKYERLSNLCFFCGLIGHFDRFCSKLLDHPQIPSDQFAYGSWLRADNCRSSNVGEKWLLSEAEVLSGGRSGGATRSNSNCAQSAGLQSDSVFESPNFVQGQ; from the exons ATGGAAAGAATTAGAAGGGGTTTCACCCCACAAGGTATTTGTCCTATATGTAATCTTGGCCAGGAGGATATTTTCCACTTACTTAGGGACTATAGAGATGCGCATAATTTTTGGATTAGTATTGATGCCTCTAGTTTCTATCCCCATTTTTTCACCGTTGTCGACTCTACTGAATGGATTTTTGCTAATTTAAAGTCTAACTACACCCAAATTGATTTACAACAATGGACAATTATTTTTCCTTTAGGAATTTGGTACTTATGGAAAAGAAGAAATAAGGTGATCTTTGAGAGTCCTGCGCAGAACCCGCCTATGTCCAAGCATTTTATTTTACAGCAGGCTCTTGAGAATACTGAAGCTTGGAAACGTGCTTCAGGAGTGGGCCATACTATTTCTAGATCGTCCACCACCTTTATTTTTTGGTCCCCTCCTGCTATGGGATGGATTGCTATAAATACAGATGGTGCAGCTAAGGGTTGTCCAGGACTTGCGGGTTGTGCTGGGGTTTTTAGAGATAGTAATGGTGATTGGATTCTTGGCTATCAATCTGCCTTGG CTGGTTCATCTCCTGAATCAACTTTTATAGATGAGTTTTACGCAAACCTTAACCTTGAAGAACAGCGTGGGAGGGTGGAATTCATGgaatatgacaggaagaccccAAG CTGCATAACTACCCATCTGGATGTCTATCAGAGAGAGCGTTTCATGATGTGGCTAATTTCATTGGGAGGTATGTTGAGGCTGAACCAAAGATTCTATCTGTTACATGACTATATGCGAATCAAGGTTACTATTGATATCACCAAACCTTTGAAGCGTCGCCTTCAGATGAAGCACCCAAAGGGAGATTGGGGGTGGGTGGATTTTAAGTATGAACGGCTCTCAAACCTTTGTTTCTTTTGTGGACTGATTGGACACTTTGATCGATTTTGCTCAAAGTTACTGGATCACCCCCAAATCCCTAGTGACCAATTTGCTTATGGCTCTTGGCTTAGGGCGGATAACTGTCGATCCTCCAATGTCGGCGAGAAATGGTTGTTATCAGAGGCGGAGGTGCTAAGTGGAGGCCGCAGTGGGGGTGCTACTCGATCAAATTCAAATTGCGCTCAATCAGCGGGATTGCAATCTGATTCAGTTTTTGAATCCCCTAATTTTGTGCAAGGGCAATGA
- the LOC110624736 gene encoding centromere protein F isoform X1 — protein MKKLFFFRSSSNNGNNNDGCLPSTDKQVYWDIPVEDRLNNQRDDKADNSFRSPKGLFSKSRKQVYGNPTSSSTSFHLRRSRSMSSAAFIVDGLDQRVFSHLDDQIGSPSSSINSTAHQRCDHPSRRQALTPERQARAKRFETIAIQNAYGQERPRSSGSSKSHHNSSGNSSCSNISSKVLDRYIDGEEQQERSKPKNSILQRNFSGNGNEGGKLPPRVQYTAPSSPPDGIKDKHRSRSYRDAKAAHLHFFSRDWVENGFNHESPRRLAKDVIERLSQTHLSHKSSSEQFNHDIPITIEDIYAESMNKFVDSNVDVLSQKSYSKEEPHATINNYHGDDLLGSQKTTCFLENNCGDINSVHIEDAIDVELQRRSKEAEERVLLLSEELDQEGFQGTGFDIPSLIQNIRDLMEDRLNLAIEVSSLLNSQISERDTYREEVRLAKAELEARTRKLQKEKSELQSALERELDRRSSDWSLKLEKYQLEEQRLRARVRELAEQNVSLQREVSSFNEREEESRSVIAFSEQQLRHLTSRLEEASKENHELREDISELRDKHTVTEGDLSCTKRNFEEKDKECKELQKSTARLLRTCNKQEKTIEGLREAFGEEIEKQQSLDKFNRHLKKLQMEQLRLTGLELALRRELESQRIEIDSLRQENVGLLRRLKGSGEDLGALTFKLDKEMWSHLCSLKNQGLPMLKESTQLCSGLLEFIKGKAGQIPETKQGGELTRNGLDGQFVIEADVRVQGFKRGIENLTRSLQTISSLLQEKSSSVTSKFELPCPNVDGSAKLNNPSSEETLKFELKAEILLTSLLREKLYTKDLEVEQLQAELAAAVRGNDILRCEAQNALDNLSCASHKLKDFELQMQKKDDSMSRLQNELQESMKELTITRGILPKVSEERDLMWEKVKQYNEKNMVLNSEVSILKKKIEALDEDLLLKEGQITILKDTIGTKPFDLLASPDYSQEFLLK, from the exons ATGAAGAAGCTATTTTTTTTCAGATCTTCCTCCAACAATGGAAACAACAATGATGGTTGTCTGCCATCAACTGATAAACAAGTTTACTGGGATATCCCAGTGGAAGATAGGTTGAACAATCAACGTGATGATAAGGCTGACAACAGCTTCCGGAGCCCCAAGGGGTTATTTTCAAAGTCTCGAAAGCAAGTTTATGGTAACCCTACTAGCTCCAGCACCAGTTTCCACCTTAGAAGAAGTCGCTCAATGTCATCAGCTGCCTTTATTGTTGATGGATTGGACCAAAGAGTTTTTTCTCACCTAGATGATCAAATTGGATCCCCTTCTAGTAGCATTAACAGTACTGCTCATCAGCGATGTGATCATCCATCTCG AAGGCAGGCTCTTACACCTGAGAGGCAAGCAAGAGCAAAGCGATTCGAAACAATAGCTATTCAAAATGCATATGGGCAAGAGAGGCCTAGATCTTCTGGTTCTTCTAAATCTCATCACAATTCATCAGGAAACTCTTCTTGTAGTAATATCTCAAGCAAAGTTTTGGACCGCTACATTGATGGAGAGGAGCAGCAAGAGAGAAGTAAGCCCAAAAACAGTATTCTCCAAAGAAATTTTTCTGGGAATGGAAATGAAGGTGGAAAGCTTCCACCACGAGTTCAATATACAGCTCCTTCATCACCACCAGATGGCATCAAAGATAAACACAGATCTCGTTCATATAGGGACGCTAAAGCTGCCCACCTTCATTTTTTTTCAAGAGATTGGGTGGAGAATGGATTTAATCATGAATCTCCACGGAGACTTGCAAAAGATGTCATTGAGAGGCTCTCTCAAACTCATTTATCTCATAAATCAAGTTCAGAGCAATTTAACCATGATATCCCAATCACAATTGAAGATATCTATGCTGAATCCATGAATAAATTTGTTGATTCAAACGTAGATGTTCTTTCCCAAAAAAGTTACTCAAAGGAGGAACCTCATGCAACCATTAATAACTACCATGGAGATGATTTGTTAGGCTCTCAGAAAACAACTTGTTTTCTTGAAAACAATTGTGGGGATATAAACTCTGTTCATATTGAGGATGCTATAGATGTTGAATTACAGCGAAGATCTAAAGAAGCTGAGGAAAGGGTTCTGCTTCTTTCCGAGGAACTTGACCAAGAAGGTTTTCAAGGTACTGGGTTTGATATACCATCCTTGATTCAGAATATTAGGGACTTAATGGAGGATAGGCTAAACTTGGCTATTGAGGTTTCAAGTCTTTTGAACTCTCAAATTTCTGAGAGAGACACTTACAGGGAAGAAGTTAGATTGGCAAAAGCAGAATTGGAGGCACGGACCCGAAAACTGCAGAAGGAGAAGAGTGAATTGCAATCAGCACTGGAGAGAGAGTTAGACAGAAGGTCAAGTGACTGGTCATTGAAGCTTGAAAAGTACCAGTTAGAAGAGCAGAGGCTTCGTGCTCGTGTTAGAGAACTTGCAGAGCAGAATGTCTCCCTCCAGAGGGAAGTCTCTTCTTTTAATGAGAGGGAAGAAGAAAGCAGAAGTGTGATTGCATTTTCAGAGCAACAACTTAGACACCTGACCTCGAGGTTGGAAGAGGCAAGCAAGGAGAATCATGAGCTAAGAGAAGATATTTCTGAATTACGAGATAAGCACACAGTGACAGAAGGAGATCTTAGTTGCACCAAAAGGAATTTTGAAGAGAAGGACAAGGAGTGCAAAGAGTTGCAAAAGTCTACTGCTAGATTGTTAAGAACCTGCAACAAACAAGAGAAGACAATTGAGGGTTTGCGGGAAGCATTTGGTGAGGAAATTGAGAAGCAGCAGTCATTGGACAAGTTTAACAGGCATCTTAAAAAGTTGCAAATGGAGCAATTGAGGTTGACAGGGTTAGAGTTGGCTTTGAGAAGGGAGTTGGAATCTCAGAGGATTGAAATTGATTCTCTTCGACAAGAGAATGTTGGCTTGTTGAGGCGCTTAAAGGGCAGTGGAGAAGATCTAGGTGCTTTAACTTTCAAACTAGATAAAGAAATGTGGAGCCATTTATGCTCCCTGAAAAATCAAGGGCTACCGATGCTGAAGGAGAGCACACAGCTATGCTCCGGGTTATTGGAATTCATCAAAGGCAAAGCAGGCCAAATTCCAGAAACTAAGCAGGGAGGGGAACTTACAAGAAATGGTTTAGATGGGCAGTTTGTTATTGAAGCTGATGTAAGAGTTCAAGGCTTTAAGCGCGGAATTGAGAACCTAACAAGGAGTTTGCAGACAATATCTTCTTTGCTGCAGGAGAAGTCCAGTTCAGTTACATCAAAATTTGAGTTGCCATGCCCTAATGTTGATGGTTCAGCAAAACTAAATAATCCATCATCAGAG GAAACATTAAAGTTCGAGCTCAAAGCAGAAATTTTACTAACCAGTCTGTTAAGAGAGAAGCTCTACACTAAAGATTTGGAGGTTGAACAGTTGCAGGCTGAACTGGCTGCAGCAGTGAGAGGTAATGACATCCTTAGATGTGAAGCCCAGAATGCATTGGACAACCTCTCCTGTGCCAGCCACAAGTTGAAAGACTTTGAGCTTCAG ATGCAAAAGAAGGATGATAGTATGAGTAGGCTTCAAAATGAACTCCAAGAATCTATGAAGGAGCTAACAATAACAAGGGGCATTCTACCCAAAGTATCTGAGGAGAGAGATCTGATGTGGGAGAAGGTGAAGCAATACAATGAGAAGAATATGGTTTTGAATTCAGAGGTTAGTatcttgaagaagaagataGAAGCCCTTGATGAAGACTTGCTTCTCAAGGAAGGTCAAATTACAATCCTAAAAGACACCATAGGTACCAAACCTTTTGATCTACTTGCTAGTCCTGATTATTCACAAGAATTCTTGCTAAAATGA